In the Polyangiaceae bacterium genome, one interval contains:
- a CDS encoding deoxyhypusine synthase family protein produces MTKVRDFIERHYRHFNAAILRDAARAWERHLAEGGKMMVTLGGAMSTAEIGLVLAELIRRDKVHALSVTGANLEEDIFNLVAHDSYVRVANFREITSAEDQKLMARGLSRVTDTCIPEEEAMRKIESRMLALWQRAEQRKERYAPYEFAYQLLRSKELEPEYDIDPKDSWLCAASEKNLPVFTPGWEDSTLGNMFTANVVQGALESFATVKSGNEQLAALIDFYRRTDEQHRLGFFQVGGGISGDFAISVVPLLQLDMKVPVRKWGYFCQISEAKTSYGSYSGAPPSEKITWGKLDVDTPRFMIESDASIVFPLIAGYLLEM; encoded by the coding sequence ATGACGAAAGTCCGCGACTTCATCGAGCGCCACTATCGGCATTTCAATGCCGCCATCCTGCGGGATGCTGCGCGCGCTTGGGAGCGGCACCTGGCCGAGGGCGGCAAGATGATGGTGACCTTGGGCGGAGCCATGAGCACGGCCGAGATTGGGCTGGTGCTCGCGGAGCTGATTCGGCGCGACAAGGTGCATGCCCTCAGCGTGACCGGCGCCAACCTGGAAGAAGACATCTTCAACCTCGTGGCGCACGACAGCTACGTGAGGGTCGCCAACTTTCGGGAGATCACCTCCGCCGAGGATCAGAAGCTGATGGCGCGGGGCCTCAGTCGCGTCACGGACACCTGCATTCCTGAAGAGGAAGCCATGCGCAAGATCGAGAGCAGGATGCTCGCGTTGTGGCAGCGCGCCGAACAGCGCAAGGAGCGCTACGCACCCTACGAGTTCGCCTACCAGCTACTCCGCTCCAAGGAGCTCGAGCCCGAGTACGACATCGACCCAAAGGACAGTTGGCTCTGCGCAGCGAGCGAGAAGAATCTGCCGGTGTTCACGCCGGGTTGGGAAGACTCGACCTTGGGCAACATGTTCACGGCAAACGTGGTCCAAGGCGCGCTCGAGAGCTTCGCGACGGTGAAGAGTGGGAATGAGCAGCTGGCAGCGCTGATCGACTTCTACCGCCGCACCGACGAGCAGCATCGGCTCGGCTTCTTCCAAGTGGGTGGCGGCATCTCCGGGGACTTCGCCATCAGCGTGGTTCCCCTGCTTCAGCTCGACATGAAAGTGCCCGTGCGAAAATGGGGCTATTTCTGCCAGATCTCCGAGGCCAAGACGTCCTACGGCTCCTATAGCGGCGCGCCGCCGAGCGAGAAGATCACCTGGGGCAAGCTCGACGTCGACACGCCGCGCTTCATGATCGAGTCCGACGCCAGCATTGTGTTTCCACTGATTGCGGGCTACTTGCTGGAGATGTGA
- a CDS encoding outer membrane protein transport protein, whose product MRVHRSTLLWGTVCACLLTTAGASASGISVARFGGEHGHPTTTNATALYYNPAGIAMSEGFHVFVDGTFAWRKASYEHKLQPSQPGTLAEDGSVPGANDGRAELFNIIASPMFGATAKFGDFAVGAAFYTPFGGQSAWSKNDQFKDDPTHAGPYDGQQRYYNISGHIRSSFITLGLGYEIPDADLAVGLSGNLILSSTHTVRAKGLSGSNNLDEEGRALLETTGTDFSVGAGVLWEAMPEQLWLGASYQSRPNITGMKAQTGSQTTFLGAGSKVGAEFYTDLPHVFRLGVSYRPEKITELRLFGDYQTWSVLDEHRVVNSDTASGEEQCDNTTGSPGAACLLAQKREWNDTFGVRAGVSRWLSEGVEVFAGAGYASNAVPDEYLEPALPDFNSVSFSAGGRVEIVKDVNFALSYTQLFYLTRDTDGKSDHDKARPPATTPNSIENAPDSGGVYKQMIGVVNANVDVAF is encoded by the coding sequence ATGAGGGTCCATCGATCGACGCTGCTCTGGGGAACCGTCTGTGCCTGCCTCTTGACCACCGCCGGGGCGTCTGCCTCGGGAATTTCGGTCGCACGCTTCGGTGGGGAGCACGGCCACCCCACCACGACGAACGCCACGGCGCTCTACTACAACCCCGCGGGCATTGCGATGAGCGAGGGCTTTCACGTGTTCGTGGACGGCACCTTCGCTTGGCGCAAGGCGAGCTACGAGCACAAGCTCCAGCCGAGTCAACCTGGGACGCTAGCCGAAGATGGGTCAGTGCCTGGCGCCAACGACGGCCGCGCGGAACTGTTCAACATCATCGCTTCGCCGATGTTCGGTGCCACGGCGAAGTTCGGCGACTTCGCCGTCGGTGCTGCTTTCTACACACCCTTCGGTGGCCAGAGCGCGTGGAGCAAGAACGACCAGTTCAAGGATGATCCGACCCACGCCGGCCCCTACGACGGACAGCAGCGCTACTACAACATCTCGGGACACATTCGCTCGAGCTTCATCACCTTGGGGCTCGGCTACGAAATCCCCGACGCGGACTTGGCGGTGGGGCTGAGCGGCAATCTGATCCTGTCTTCGACGCACACGGTTCGCGCCAAGGGTCTCTCGGGCAGCAACAACCTGGACGAAGAAGGCCGGGCTCTTCTGGAAACCACTGGCACGGACTTCAGTGTCGGCGCGGGCGTGCTGTGGGAGGCGATGCCAGAACAGCTGTGGTTGGGCGCTTCGTACCAGTCACGCCCGAACATCACGGGCATGAAGGCGCAAACCGGGTCCCAGACGACCTTCTTAGGCGCAGGGTCCAAGGTCGGTGCGGAATTCTACACGGACTTGCCGCACGTCTTCCGCCTCGGCGTCAGCTACCGGCCGGAGAAGATCACGGAGCTGAGACTGTTCGGGGACTACCAGACCTGGAGTGTCCTCGACGAGCATCGCGTGGTGAACTCGGACACCGCCTCCGGCGAAGAGCAGTGCGACAACACCACCGGTAGCCCCGGTGCGGCGTGCTTGCTGGCGCAGAAGCGGGAGTGGAACGACACTTTCGGCGTGCGCGCGGGCGTCAGCCGTTGGCTGAGTGAGGGCGTCGAGGTCTTCGCGGGGGCGGGGTACGCTTCGAACGCCGTGCCCGACGAGTACTTGGAGCCGGCGCTCCCCGACTTCAACAGCGTGTCTTTCAGCGCTGGCGGTCGCGTCGAGATCGTCAAGGACGTCAACTTCGCGCTGAGCTACACGCAGCTCTTCTACCTGACGCGCGACACCGACGGAAAGAGCGACCACGACAAGGCTCGTCCGCCGGCGACCACGCCGAACTCCATCGAGAATGCTCCGGACAGCGGCGGCGTGTACAAGCAGATGATCGGCGTCGTGAACGCCAACGTGGACGTCGCGTTCTGA
- a CDS encoding prenyltransferase produces the protein MIRAWLQAARPLSQANIAVPLLFGQALAYSSFHAFSWRRLLWVHAFGILAQLFIVFANDVADRDADRLNREPTPFSGGSRVLVDGKITPRDLAYAALATALGLGLLGLSLTLVERLPFALLLATCPLFLLWAYSFPPLRLSYRGGGEHLQALGVGVVLPVVGYYFQTSTFAGLPWVALAPSYVLGWAGNVITAIPDEAADRRVDKSTVPVRLGANTARFVVLAALALGLAGTPWATPEATQLARAASVLPAAAALLVAGLNLRGDGRDSIPFVAAAGSAGLLAQIGWSAAAWLA, from the coding sequence GTGATTCGCGCCTGGCTCCAAGCGGCGCGACCGCTCTCTCAAGCGAACATCGCGGTCCCGCTGCTGTTCGGTCAGGCCCTGGCTTATTCGTCGTTTCACGCGTTTTCCTGGCGCCGATTGCTCTGGGTACACGCCTTTGGGATCCTGGCGCAGCTCTTCATCGTGTTTGCGAATGACGTCGCCGACCGGGACGCAGACCGACTCAATCGCGAACCCACTCCGTTTTCCGGAGGCTCGCGCGTACTCGTAGATGGCAAGATCACGCCGCGTGACCTGGCCTACGCCGCCCTCGCCACCGCGTTGGGCCTGGGCTTGCTAGGCCTTTCCCTCACGCTGGTGGAGCGACTTCCCTTTGCGCTCCTGCTCGCCACCTGTCCGCTCTTCTTGCTGTGGGCATATAGCTTTCCACCATTGCGCTTGTCCTACCGCGGCGGCGGCGAGCATTTGCAGGCCCTCGGCGTGGGCGTGGTCCTACCGGTCGTCGGCTACTACTTCCAGACCTCGACCTTCGCGGGACTACCCTGGGTCGCGCTGGCGCCGAGCTACGTGCTGGGTTGGGCGGGCAACGTGATCACGGCGATTCCCGACGAGGCGGCGGATCGCCGCGTCGACAAGAGCACCGTGCCCGTTCGCTTGGGCGCGAACACGGCGCGTTTCGTCGTGCTCGCTGCGCTCGCGTTGGGCCTCGCGGGCACGCCTTGGGCAACCCCCGAAGCAACCCAACTGGCGCGCGCGGCCTCGGTGCTGCCCGCTGCCGCCGCGCTGCTCGTCGCGGGTCTCAACCTGCGCGGCGACGGACGCGACTCCATTCCCTTCGTAGCTGCGGCAGGAAGTGCCGGCCTTTTGGCGCAAATCGGCTGGTCCGCGGCGGCGTGGCTGGCCTGA
- a CDS encoding ferrochelatase produces MSVSTLVALAARVAERPWGRATLDPSRSHATALADLVEFAAPPLQESLAEAVLAIASAVLEHFPDNIFWDLDALVWTLAQMDPSERDAATELVVELNRRFGRDSVIAFRYAHDFLYGYDWSRWVAKEPESRQGIGPFDLSFLQRMASRGGELEELIARDDAKYPRLPSGEARNPFDFSREPKDEYRLLRELARRDLIPVKAWLRSPPLDASCDYTARRSEVAQQLSAGEV; encoded by the coding sequence TTGAGTGTTTCCACGCTAGTTGCACTGGCCGCCCGCGTCGCGGAGCGTCCCTGGGGCCGCGCCACCCTGGACCCGTCGCGGAGTCACGCGACGGCGCTGGCGGATCTCGTAGAGTTCGCGGCGCCGCCCTTGCAGGAGTCTTTGGCGGAGGCCGTGCTAGCCATTGCCAGTGCCGTGCTCGAGCACTTTCCCGACAACATCTTCTGGGACCTGGATGCTCTGGTGTGGACCCTGGCGCAGATGGACCCGAGCGAACGCGACGCGGCCACAGAGCTCGTGGTCGAGCTGAATCGTCGCTTTGGGCGCGACTCGGTGATCGCGTTTCGCTACGCCCACGACTTCTTGTACGGCTACGACTGGTCGCGCTGGGTGGCCAAGGAGCCCGAGAGCCGACAGGGGATCGGGCCTTTCGATCTCTCGTTCCTGCAGCGCATGGCGTCGCGGGGGGGCGAGTTGGAGGAACTCATCGCTCGCGACGATGCCAAGTACCCGCGCTTGCCTTCGGGCGAGGCGCGCAATCCCTTCGATTTTTCGCGGGAACCAAAGGACGAGTACCGCTTGCTGCGTGAGCTGGCGCGTCGAGACTTGATTCCCGTGAAGGCGTGGTTGCGGTCACCGCCCCTCGATGCGAGTTGCGACTACACGGCCCGACGCAGCGAAGTCGCGCAGCAGCTCTCGGCCGGCGAGGTCTGA
- a CDS encoding ATP-binding protein, which translates to MAFSDDDRWRLRCEQIFEAAGDGLMVMDEEARPLAVNARLCRMLGRTREQVLAMAPADGIADLERQPMRFHLLEGQEQYSITRQLRHAEGHAIDIEATVTRIATGEILAVIRDVSDRVRTQQEQEELQRKLELAQRMESLGRLAGGVAHDFNNLLTVIMANVDLLLSRDPGSKQLHDITLASERAASLTRQLLAFSNSPSIRPQVLEVATLIREAAAMLERVLGEDYPLVLELEARPSHVMVDAGQFGQVIVNLALNARDAMPQGGSIRIETLRDEAAQQLLLAVSDGGPGVPAELRQRIFEPFFSSKPLGQGTGLGLATVFGIVRHWGGTVEVKDAALGGARFEVRCPVVESVPAHQASDDAPTTAVPLRILLVEDDAAVRGVVTRILESFGHTVYVYPGPLEVLAARATLEGTYDLLLTDVVMPEMDGPSMAAELGASNVVYMSGYPGDALARRGLELAPDRFLSKPFSPAALAEVVARAGRG; encoded by the coding sequence ATGGCGTTTTCCGACGACGACCGCTGGCGATTGCGCTGTGAGCAGATCTTCGAGGCGGCCGGTGACGGACTGATGGTCATGGACGAAGAGGCGCGCCCCCTGGCCGTCAACGCTCGGCTGTGTCGAATGCTCGGCCGCACTCGAGAGCAGGTGCTTGCGATGGCACCGGCTGACGGCATTGCCGACTTGGAACGGCAGCCCATGCGATTTCACCTGCTCGAGGGGCAGGAGCAGTACTCGATTACTCGCCAGCTGCGACATGCAGAGGGTCACGCCATCGATATCGAAGCGACGGTTACGCGCATCGCCACTGGCGAGATCTTGGCTGTCATTCGCGACGTCAGTGACCGTGTGCGCACCCAGCAAGAGCAAGAGGAACTGCAGCGAAAGCTGGAGCTGGCCCAGCGCATGGAGAGCCTGGGGCGACTCGCTGGAGGCGTTGCGCATGATTTCAACAATCTGCTCACCGTCATCATGGCGAACGTCGATTTGCTGCTCTCCCGGGATCCAGGGTCAAAACAGCTCCACGACATCACCCTCGCCAGTGAGCGAGCGGCGAGCCTCACGCGTCAACTTCTCGCCTTCAGCAACTCGCCTTCGATCCGGCCGCAGGTGTTGGAGGTGGCCACGCTCATTCGCGAAGCGGCGGCCATGCTGGAGCGCGTGCTAGGTGAAGACTATCCCTTGGTACTCGAACTCGAGGCTCGCCCATCTCACGTGATGGTGGATGCTGGGCAGTTCGGCCAAGTGATCGTGAACCTGGCGTTGAACGCGCGCGATGCCATGCCGCAGGGGGGCTCGATTCGGATCGAAACCCTGCGGGATGAAGCCGCGCAGCAGTTGCTCCTGGCCGTCTCGGATGGCGGACCCGGAGTCCCGGCGGAACTGCGCCAGCGGATTTTCGAACCCTTCTTCAGTAGCAAGCCCTTGGGGCAGGGCACGGGACTCGGGCTCGCAACGGTGTTCGGCATCGTGCGGCATTGGGGCGGAACCGTGGAAGTGAAGGACGCGGCGCTTGGGGGAGCGCGCTTCGAGGTGCGCTGTCCAGTCGTGGAGTCGGTGCCGGCGCACCAGGCGTCCGACGACGCTCCGACCACCGCCGTGCCGCTGCGCATCTTGCTGGTGGAAGACGACGCGGCCGTGAGAGGCGTGGTGACGCGCATCTTGGAGTCTTTCGGTCACACCGTTTACGTCTACCCCGGGCCTCTCGAGGTGTTGGCCGCACGTGCCACCCTGGAAGGAACGTACGATTTGCTGCTGACTGACGTGGTGATGCCAGAGATGGACGGACCTTCCATGGCCGCGGAGCTCGGCGCGAGCAACGTGGTCTACATGTCGGGCTACCCCGGTGACGCCTTGGCGCGACGAGGGCTCGAGCTTGCGCCGGACCGATTCCTTTCCAAACCGTTTTCTCCTGCGGCTCTGGCGGAGGTGGTCGCGCGCGCCGGACGGGGGTAG
- a CDS encoding RNA polymerase sigma factor → MDVVTPARDPQLLGFLERGDLRAAGTWLVDRYAGDVVAVCRAMVRPRDVADDLAQDTFSAAFSALAGFRRDASVRTWLLAIARNRCIDHLRRERRRPFDPWDDDDETGLAVDPGPLPPEVILTRDDVAAALNHLDESERALVILRFRHGLEYPELAEVFGVKQGTVRMRLSRALGRMRGELERREAPILEEAAAEYMPPPAAAPAPAMAPAALSRGRASAPGGIPTAPAAIAPPRAMAPPPGARPQAFEAPPHGAPPPGAPGAPPPPFGAPAPGAPLPPAPAPASAGSARSRAGWLSRLWGWLRGAETVADDATVAGDAAVAGDASPLHVEPGIPSVGGAWPFDDEPGPQLSERLSRLAERLPNSAT, encoded by the coding sequence ATGGACGTCGTCACGCCTGCTCGCGACCCGCAGCTCCTCGGCTTCTTGGAGCGCGGAGACCTGCGTGCCGCCGGAACCTGGCTCGTCGATCGCTATGCCGGGGACGTGGTGGCAGTGTGTCGTGCGATGGTGCGTCCTCGCGACGTCGCGGACGATTTGGCGCAAGACACATTCAGCGCGGCCTTCTCTGCGCTTGCCGGGTTTCGGCGCGACGCCTCAGTACGCACGTGGCTCCTCGCCATCGCGCGCAACCGCTGCATCGATCATTTGCGTCGCGAGCGCCGTCGACCCTTCGACCCTTGGGACGATGACGATGAAACGGGTCTCGCCGTCGATCCAGGACCGCTGCCCCCCGAAGTGATCCTGACACGAGACGACGTGGCGGCCGCGTTGAATCATCTGGACGAGTCCGAGCGAGCCCTCGTCATTCTGCGCTTTCGTCATGGCCTCGAGTATCCGGAGCTCGCCGAAGTCTTCGGCGTGAAGCAAGGGACTGTGCGCATGCGCCTGTCGCGCGCGCTGGGCCGCATGCGGGGCGAGCTGGAGCGGCGCGAAGCTCCGATCCTCGAGGAGGCGGCTGCGGAGTACATGCCGCCGCCTGCTGCAGCTCCGGCTCCGGCGATGGCGCCCGCCGCTTTGTCTCGGGGCCGCGCTTCGGCTCCCGGCGGGATCCCCACCGCTCCCGCTGCGATCGCTCCGCCTCGAGCCATGGCTCCGCCGCCCGGCGCGCGACCGCAAGCGTTCGAGGCGCCTCCGCATGGCGCACCCCCGCCCGGCGCGCCTGGCGCGCCCCCGCCACCCTTTGGCGCGCCTGCACCTGGTGCGCCCCTGCCTCCTGCGCCGGCACCGGCGTCTGCGGGCTCCGCGCGTAGTCGCGCAGGGTGGCTATCGCGACTGTGGGGCTGGCTGCGCGGCGCCGAGACCGTCGCGGACGACGCGACCGTCGCGGGCGACGCAGCCGTCGCGGGCGACGCGAGCCCACTGCACGTCGAACCTGGGATCCCAAGCGTCGGGGGTGCGTGGCCCTTCGATGACGAACCGGGGCCGCAATTGAGTGAGCGGCTCTCGCGGCTTGCAGAGCGCCTGCCGAACAGCGCTACCTGA
- a CDS encoding fructosamine kinase family protein yields MREATRNAIETALGSAVSAERACSGGDINDAALLELSDGRRVFAKTNASAAVEMFPAEARGLEWLRAAKALPVPEVLAVSSAERGQPAFLVLEYLPPSAGGARHDERLGRGLAALHRTGARQFGLDHDNFIGRLPQQNAPCDSWVEFYGERRILREVQRARQSRLFDHAAVSRFERMVARFEELLGPPEPPARLHGDLWGGNLHTSGGEPWLIDPAVYGGHREVDLAMMQLFGGFSSKVFAAYAEAFPLAAGHEERVPLYQLYPLLVHVNLFGGGYVASAQRIAARYT; encoded by the coding sequence ATGCGCGAAGCGACTCGGAACGCCATCGAGACTGCGCTGGGCAGCGCCGTGAGCGCAGAACGCGCCTGCAGCGGTGGCGACATCAACGACGCGGCCCTGCTCGAGCTTTCGGATGGGCGGCGAGTCTTTGCCAAGACCAACGCGAGCGCGGCTGTCGAGATGTTCCCCGCAGAAGCGCGCGGCCTCGAGTGGCTTCGCGCCGCCAAGGCGCTGCCCGTGCCGGAGGTGTTGGCCGTGTCCTCGGCCGAGCGCGGTCAGCCCGCGTTCCTGGTGCTCGAATACCTGCCACCCAGCGCAGGCGGCGCACGACACGACGAACGACTCGGGCGCGGTCTTGCCGCCCTGCACCGAACAGGCGCGCGGCAGTTCGGGCTCGATCACGACAACTTCATCGGCCGCTTACCTCAACAGAACGCGCCCTGCGATAGCTGGGTCGAGTTCTACGGTGAGCGGCGGATCCTGCGTGAGGTCCAGCGTGCACGGCAGAGTCGGCTGTTCGACCACGCCGCGGTGTCGCGCTTCGAGCGCATGGTCGCGCGCTTCGAGGAGCTACTCGGTCCCCCCGAGCCCCCAGCGCGATTGCACGGGGACTTGTGGGGCGGCAACCTGCACACCAGCGGGGGCGAACCGTGGCTCATCGATCCGGCCGTGTACGGCGGGCACCGCGAAGTGGATCTGGCCATGATGCAGCTGTTCGGCGGCTTTTCATCGAAGGTGTTCGCGGCCTACGCCGAGGCATTTCCTTTGGCGGCCGGCCACGAGGAGCGCGTGCCGCTCTATCAACTCTATCCGCTGCTGGTGCACGTCAACTTGTTCGGCGGCGGCTACGTCGCCTCGGCACAACGCATCGCCGCTCGCTACACATGA
- a CDS encoding low molecular weight protein-tyrosine-phosphatase yields MPKVAVCFVCLGNICRSPTAEGVMRHLARGQGIEADLLIDSAGTSAYHVGEAPDRRATQAARRRSIVLSGASRQFVKKDFARFDWVLAMDRENQSDLIGLAPDAAAEAKIHLFRSFDPHANGDLDTPDPYYGGDRGFETVIDICERACLGLIERLRAQGAL; encoded by the coding sequence ATGCCCAAGGTCGCCGTCTGCTTCGTGTGCCTCGGCAACATCTGTCGTTCACCGACGGCGGAAGGCGTGATGCGACACCTGGCGCGGGGCCAAGGTATCGAGGCGGATTTGCTGATCGATAGCGCCGGCACCAGCGCGTATCATGTAGGGGAGGCGCCGGATCGCCGCGCCACTCAGGCGGCGCGACGGCGAAGCATCGTGCTGTCCGGGGCTTCTCGCCAGTTCGTCAAGAAGGACTTCGCGCGCTTCGATTGGGTGCTGGCGATGGATCGCGAAAACCAGTCGGACTTGATCGGCCTCGCGCCGGATGCCGCCGCAGAGGCGAAGATTCATCTCTTTCGCAGCTTCGACCCGCACGCGAATGGCGATCTCGACACACCGGACCCCTACTACGGCGGCGACCGCGGATTCGAGACAGTGATCGACATCTGTGAACGGGCTTGCCTCGGGCTCATCGAGCGACTGCGCGCCCAAGGCGCCTTGTGA
- a CDS encoding GNAT family N-acetyltransferase produces MAETVKKAKKRKSAKRVAVRQLTLEDFDAVRELQLKCFPGMKPWLREQFESQQANFPEGQICVVIDGKIVASSSSLVVDFDLYHEWQNWAIIADNGYIRNHDPKGDTMYGIEIMVDPEYRGLRLSRRLYDARKQVAQRMNLRRIIIGGRIPGYQQHAELLGAEEYVKRVIAKELIDPVLTAQLANGFELRSLIADYLPVDKESMGYATFLEWTNWNYRADQRRKWRVVDPVRVGVVQYQMREIASFDEFAKHLEYFVDVAADQNSDFVVFPELITTQLMGLLPPLRPGLIARKLDEFTDDFVEHFRRLAIKYNVNIVGGSHFTLDDQARLFNTGFFFHRDGRISRQDKLHITPQERRWWGVTPGRRLEVFDTDVARVAILLCYDVQFPELARLAAKQGAHVLFVPFNTDDRYGHLRVRTCAQARCVENHVYVVTAGVTGNLPFIDNADTHYAQSGVFTPLDYSFSRDGIAAECTPDEETVMIQDLDIELLRQHRYTGTTTNWNDRRRDLYRIQINAGERSEEI; encoded by the coding sequence GTGGCTGAGACCGTAAAGAAAGCGAAAAAGCGCAAGTCCGCCAAGCGGGTCGCGGTGCGGCAGCTCACCCTGGAGGACTTCGATGCGGTGCGCGAGCTGCAGCTCAAGTGCTTTCCCGGGATGAAGCCCTGGCTCCGCGAGCAGTTCGAGAGTCAGCAAGCGAACTTCCCAGAAGGGCAGATCTGCGTGGTGATCGACGGGAAGATCGTCGCGTCCTCCAGCTCTCTCGTCGTCGACTTCGACCTGTACCACGAGTGGCAAAACTGGGCGATCATCGCCGACAACGGCTACATCCGCAACCACGACCCCAAGGGCGACACCATGTACGGCATCGAGATCATGGTGGATCCGGAGTATCGCGGTCTGCGGCTGTCTCGCCGGCTCTACGACGCTCGCAAGCAAGTTGCCCAACGCATGAACCTGCGTCGCATCATCATCGGCGGGCGCATTCCGGGCTATCAACAGCACGCAGAGTTGCTGGGCGCCGAAGAGTACGTCAAGCGGGTGATCGCAAAAGAGCTGATCGATCCCGTGCTCACCGCGCAGCTGGCCAATGGCTTCGAGCTGCGTAGCCTGATTGCCGACTACTTGCCCGTGGACAAGGAATCCATGGGCTACGCCACCTTCCTGGAGTGGACCAACTGGAACTACCGCGCCGACCAGCGCCGCAAGTGGCGGGTCGTGGATCCCGTGCGTGTCGGTGTCGTGCAGTACCAAATGAGGGAGATCGCGTCCTTCGACGAGTTCGCCAAGCACCTGGAGTACTTCGTCGACGTCGCTGCGGATCAGAACAGTGACTTCGTGGTGTTCCCTGAGCTGATCACGACTCAGCTCATGGGGCTCCTGCCGCCGCTGCGTCCAGGCCTGATCGCGCGCAAGCTCGACGAGTTCACCGACGACTTCGTGGAGCATTTTCGGCGCCTGGCCATCAAGTACAACGTCAACATCGTCGGGGGCTCCCACTTCACCCTGGATGATCAGGCGCGACTGTTCAACACGGGCTTCTTTTTTCATCGCGATGGCCGCATCAGTCGCCAGGACAAGCTGCACATCACTCCTCAGGAGCGGCGCTGGTGGGGCGTCACGCCGGGCAGACGTCTCGAGGTGTTCGACACGGACGTCGCGCGAGTGGCGATCTTGCTTTGCTACGACGTGCAGTTCCCCGAGTTGGCGCGCCTGGCTGCCAAACAAGGCGCGCACGTCCTGTTCGTGCCTTTCAACACCGACGACCGCTACGGCCACCTGCGGGTGCGCACGTGTGCCCAGGCCCGTTGCGTGGAGAATCACGTCTACGTGGTGACCGCAGGGGTGACTGGCAATCTGCCCTTCATCGACAATGCCGACACCCACTACGCCCAGAGCGGGGTGTTCACGCCCCTGGACTACTCTTTCAGTCGCGACGGGATTGCGGCGGAGTGCACCCCCGACGAAGAGACCGTGATGATTCAGGATCTGGACATCGAGCTCTTGCGTCAGCACCGCTACACCGGCACCACCACGAACTGGAACGACCGCCGGCGCGATCTGTATCGCATTCAGATCAATGCCGGCGAGCGCAGCGAGGAGATCTGA
- a CDS encoding prenyltransferase: protein MTELPRTRLERWRYALKPASWPKLLAPMLLGQALGVHAAQRTGQFSLRHASFVLLWGVVLSLVNLATIVLLNDWADRDVDALKRRMFPDAGSPKTIYDGILPAKQLLFGGLASGIATLALGVVGAVYVGTPFVILLVLSGLVCFWAYSLPPLRLNYRGGGELLEMLGVGVVFPWIFCSAQGRSWGSAELVLLIGFAPLALASAVASGLSDEQSDRRGGKRTLVTTLGNPSARKLIRGCLPLSAVLLFVGVALSPLATWLVLPLVSAVLLGWRAVARADAGADTRAFRRLGELKRVLHLAIWGSQLLAALLVLLTRG, encoded by the coding sequence TTGACCGAGCTGCCACGCACTCGCCTCGAGCGCTGGCGCTACGCACTGAAGCCCGCTAGCTGGCCCAAGCTCTTGGCCCCGATGCTCCTGGGGCAGGCCCTGGGAGTGCACGCCGCGCAGCGAACGGGACAGTTTTCCCTGAGGCACGCGTCGTTCGTGTTGCTGTGGGGCGTCGTGCTGTCGCTCGTGAATCTCGCCACCATCGTGCTGCTCAATGACTGGGCAGACCGCGACGTGGACGCACTGAAACGTCGGATGTTTCCCGACGCTGGCTCCCCCAAGACGATCTACGACGGGATTCTTCCTGCGAAGCAGCTGCTCTTCGGCGGTTTGGCGTCAGGTATTGCGACGTTGGCCCTGGGTGTGGTCGGCGCCGTCTACGTCGGTACGCCCTTTGTAATTCTGCTGGTGCTCTCTGGGCTCGTCTGTTTCTGGGCCTACTCGCTGCCGCCGCTGCGACTCAACTATCGCGGCGGCGGTGAGCTCTTGGAAATGCTCGGCGTCGGCGTGGTGTTTCCCTGGATCTTCTGCAGCGCGCAGGGGCGAAGCTGGGGCAGCGCGGAGCTCGTGTTGCTCATCGGTTTCGCGCCCCTGGCGCTGGCGAGCGCGGTCGCCAGTGGGCTGAGTGACGAGCAGAGCGACCGGCGTGGTGGCAAACGAACCCTGGTGACCACATTGGGGAATCCGAGCGCGCGCAAGCTGATTCGGGGCTGCCTGCCGCTCTCCGCGGTGCTGCTTTTCGTCGGTGTTGCGCTCTCGCCTTTGGCAACGTGGCTGGTGTTGCCACTGGTCAGTGCCGTACTGCTCGGGTGGCGGGCCGTCGCGCGCGCCGACGCAGGAGCCGATACCAGAGCGTTCCGACGACTCGGCGAACTCAAGCGCGTGCTGCACTTGGCCATCTGGGGCAGTCAACTGCTCGCCGCGCTACTGGTGCTGCTCACCCGCGGGTAG